The sequence GCCGTGCAGGCTGCCGGTGGCGTGGGGCAGGGCGGGCACCCGTTCACCGTTGAGGAATGGCAGCATGCTCACGCCGTCGGCGCCGATGGGAGCCTGGGCGACGAGGTCGTTGAACGGCTGCAGATCGAGGTCGAACAGCTCGCGAATCGCGCCGGTGGCGTTGGTCAGGTTCATGGTGCAGATCAGCGGCAACCATCCGCCGCTGGACGAACAGAACGTCGCGACCGAGGCGTCCGGGCTGACTTTCGGCACCTCGGAATAGGCGTACACCGTGCCGGAGGAGCCGAGGCTCATGGTGATCGCGCCGGGCTGAATATTGCCGGTGCCGATGGCGCCCATCATGTTGTCGCCGCCACCGCTGGAGACCTGCGCATTGGGGTTGATGCCGAGGTGTTCGGCAATCGCCGGGAGGATGGTGCCGACAGATTGATGCGCATCGATCAGCTCAGGCAGTGCGGCTTGCAGGCGCCCGCTGGCGTCGATGTCGCGCAGCAGTTGCAAGTCCCACTGGCGGGTGCGCACGTTGAAATAGCCGGTGCCGGAAGCGTCGCCGTACTCACTGCACGCGCGGCCGGTGAGCCAGAAGTTCAGGTAGTCGTGGGGTAGCAGAATGCGTGCGATGCGTGAGAACACCACGGGGTGCTGTTCTTTGGTCCAGAGCAGTTTCGACACCGTGTAGCCCGGCGCGATGACCACGCCGAGGCGTTCCAGTGAGCCTTTTTCACCGCCCAGATGAGTGAGCAGACGGTCGTTCTCGGCGCTGGTTTCGGTGTCGCACCAGAGCTTGGCCGGGCGCAGCACTTCACCTTGGTCATCGAGCAGGACCAGGCCGTGTTGCTGGCCCGAGACGCCGATGCCGAGGATCGACTGGCCGTCGACATTAGCCGCCTGCAGTGCGCGGCGGGTGGCGAGGGTGAAGGCTTCGAGCCATTGCTGAGTGTCTTGCTCGCGACGGCCGTTGGCGCCGCTGATCATCGTGTGTGCGGCGGCGCCCTGGCCGAGGACTTGACCGCTGGCGGCGTCGAGGATGATGGCTTTGGTGCCTTGGGTGCCGCAGTCGATGCCTAGGAACAGTTGTTGTGTTGTCATGTGTGAACCCGTTGGGTTGCGGTGAAGATCAAGAGCTTACCCCCTCACCCCAGCCCTCTCCCCCAAGGGGGCGAGGGGGAAGGGAGCCGATCGGGGGCTGTTCAAATCCTGAGTTCGACTCCGGACGTTCAGGTCGATGTAACTTGTACAAACCACTCGGTCAGTCCCCTCTACCTCCGGGAGAGGGCTAGGGTGAGGGGCTTTTCAATCCAGAATCCGCTGCAAAGTCCGTGTCACACCCTCTTCGCGCAAGCTGTCGCAGCACCATTCAAACGCCGCGACAAACTCCGCCGAACGCGGAATCGCCGTGCCGAAAATCTCTTCAACCGCCAACAACCGCTGCGTAATTAAAGCATCGTCCGCCACCAACGCCTGACAAAACGTCGCGCGCGGATCCGGGATCGAATAGCTATCGCCATTCTCATCCACCCCCTTCAAATACAACGCCCACGCAGCGACCACCAGAGCCGCACGCTTGGTCTCCTGCCCATCAGCAATCAAACGATTGATCGTCGGGATGGTGAACTTGGGAAACTTCGACGAACCGTCCGAGCACACCCGCTCCAGCTGATCGGCAATCGCCTGATTGGAAAACCGCGCCACCAATGTGTTTTTGTAATCCGTCAGATCAATGCCAGGCACCGGCGCCAGTTGCGGGGTCACGTCCAGGTCCATATAAGCGCGCATGTAGCGCACGAACAGCGGGTCGTTCATGGTCTCGTGCACAAACCGGTAGCCCTTCAAAAAGCCCAGGTACGTCAGCGCGAGGTGGCTGCCGTTGAGCAATTTGATCTTCATTTCTTCGTAGGGCGAAACATCATTGGTGAACTGCACGCCAACCTTTTCCCAGGCCGGGCGACCGTTGCCGAATTTGTCTTCCAGTACCCACTGCACAAACGGTTCGCAGACCACCGGCCAGGCATCGTCGACGCCGTGTTTGTCGGCCAGTTGCAAACGGTGCGCGGTGCTGGTCATGGGGGTGATGCGGTCGACCATGGCGTTGGGGAAACTGACGTTGGCGTCTATCCAGCTGCACAGATTGCTGTTGCGCAGTGTGGCAAAGGCCAGCAGCGCCTTGCGCGTCACGGCGCCGTTGTGCGGCAGGTTATCGCAAGACATTACGGTAAACGCCGGAATGCCCGCTGCCCGGCGCTTTTCCAGGGCTGCACACAAGAAGCCGAACACGGTTTTCGGATCCTCTGGGTGGGCCAGGTCGTGTTGAATCTGTGGCAGGTGCGCCATGAATTCGCCGTTGCTGTCGTCGATGCAGTAACCGCCCTCGGTGATGGTCAGCGAGACGATGCGGATTTGCGGGTCGGCGAGTTTGTCGATCAACGCCTGGGCGCCGTCCTCGGCCAGCAGCATGTCGCGAATCGCGCCGATCACGCGCACTTCGGTGTCGTCGCTGTCACCGAGTTCGAACAGGGTGAACAGGTAATCCTGCTCCTTGAGGTCGTCGCGTGCGCGGCGGTCCTCAGTGCGCAGGCCGACGCCGCAAATCGCCCAGTCAAGGGCTTCGCCGGTGTTCATCAGGGCATCGGTGTAATACGCCTGATGCGCGCGATGAAAGCCGCCGACGCCGATGTGGACGATGCCCTGGCGCGTGTCGCTAAGGTTGTAGGCCGGCAATTGCACTTCGGCGGCCAGACGATGGAGGTTCTGTTGGTTGAGTTTCATCGGGAATTCTCGAAATCAGGCCGCAGCGCGCAGCGGACGGGTCAACGCGATACCTTCGGCATCGAATAAATGGCACTGAGCCGGGTCGAGGTGCAGGCTCAGTTGTTCGCCGTAACGGCTGGCCAGATCACCGCGCACGCGCATGGTCAGGGCTTCGCCAGCGTTGGTGGTGACGTGGCAGAAAGTGTCGCTGCCCAGGCGTTCGCTGACGTCGGCGGTGACTTGCAGCGTGCAGTCGCCCGCTTGCGCCAGCTCCAGATGTTCCGGGCGAATGCCCAACGTCACGGCGCTGCCGACACTCAGATTGCCGGCGTTGAACGGCAGGGTGATGCGCGTACCGGCGTCCAGCGAGACTTCGCAGCTCTGGCCATCGACGCGGGCAATCTTGCCTTTGAGAAAGCCCATTTTCGGCGTGCCGAGGAACCCGGCCACGAAGAGGTTCGCCGGGTTGTGATAGAGGTCCAGTGGCGAGCCGACCTGTTCGATCTTGCCGCCATTGAGCACCACGACTTTGTCGGCCATGGTCATCGCTTCGACCTGATCGTGGGTGACGTAGATCATCGTCGCTTGCAGGTCTTTGTGCAGGCGCAGCAGCTCCAGACGCATCTGCACGCGCAACGCGGCGTCGAGGTTGGACAGCGGTTCGTCGAACAGGAAGATTTTCGGATTGCGCACGATGGCGCGACCGATCGCCACGCGCTGGCGCTGGCCACCGGAGAGCTGTTTCGGCTTGCGCTCAAGCATCGGCCCGAGCTCGAGAATGCGCGCCGCTTCGCCGACTTTCTTCTCGACTTCGGCTTTCGGTACGCCGGCCAGATCGAGGGCGAACGACATGTTCTTTTTCACGGTCATGTGCGGGTACAGCGCGTAGGTCTGGAACACCATCGCCAGATCGCGCTTGGCCGGGCTGACTTCGGTGATGTCACGGCCATCGAGTTCGATGGTGCCGTCGCTGACTTCTTCCAGACCGGCAATCAGCCGCAGCAGGGTGGATTTGCCGCAGCCCGAGGGGCCGACGAAAACCACGAATTCCTTGTCGTTCACTTCCAGGTCGATGCCCTTGATGATGGAGAAACCTTCGAAGCCTTTTTGCAGATTCTTGATTTTCAGGTTGGCCATGATGATGGGCCTCCGCATTGTTGTTTTTTTAAGATCAAAAGATCGCAGCCTGCGGCAGCTCCTACAGGGGGACGGCATGCTTTATGTAGGAGCTGCCGAAGGCTGCGATCTTTTTCTTTTCAATCTTCATTTCACGGCGCCGAAGGAGAGGCCGCGTACCAGTTGTTTCTGGCTGATCCAGCCGAAGATCAGAATCGGCGCACACGCCAGGGTCGAGACCGCCGACAATTTGGCCCAGAACAACCCCTCAGGACTTGAATACGAGGCGATCAGAGCAGTCAGTGGCGCGGCTTTCGACGAGGTCAGGTTCAGCGACCAGAACGCCTCGTTCCAGCACAGGATCAGCGACAGCAGCACGGTCGAGGCAAGGCCGCCCTTGGCGATCGGCAGCAGCACGCGGACCATTTCCTGCCACAACGTGGCGCCGTCGAGGCGGGCGGCTTCGAGGATGTCTTTGGGGATGTCCTTGAAGTAGGTGTAAACCATCCAGACCACGATCGGCAGGTTGATCAGCGTGTAGATCACGATCAGCGCGATGCGCGTGTCGAGCAGGCCGAAACTCTTCGCCAGCAGGTAGATCGGCATCAGCACGCCCACCGGCGGCAGCATCTTGGTCGAGAGCATCCACAGCAGCGTGCCTTTGGTGCGCTGGGTTTCATAGAACGCCATCGAGTACGCCGCCGGTACCGCGATCAACAGACACAAAGCGGTGGCGCTGAAGGAAATCAGCACCGAGTTCCAGGCGAAACTGAAGTAATCGCTGCGCTCATTGATGTGCAGGTAGTTCTCCAGTGTCGGCGTGAAGATGAACTGCGGCGGCGTGGCGAACGCATCGATTTCGGTTTTGAAACTGGTCATCACCATCCACAAGATCGGGAAGAAAATCACGATCGCGATGGCCCAGGCCAGGGTGCCGAGCAGCAGGCTTTGCAGCCGGCGGGATTGTTGAAGAGTCATGGCAGGCCTCAGGCTTTGTCAGTCAGGTTTTTGCCGATCATCCGCACCAGAATGATCGCGGCGATGTTGGCGATGACCACGGCAATCAAGCCACCTGCCGAGGCCATGCCAACGTCGAACTGCACCAGCGCCTGGTTGTAGATCAGGTAGGCGAGGTTGGTCGAGGCGTAGCCGGGGCCGCCGTTGGTGGTGGTGAAAATCTCGGCGAACACCGACAGCAGGAAGATCGTTTCGATCATCACCACCACGGCAATTGGCCGTGCCAGATGCGGCAGGGTCAGGTGCCAGAAGATCGCGATCGGTCCTGCGCCGTCGAGGCGCGCGGCTTCTTTTTGTTCCTGGTCGAGGGACTGCATCGCGGTCATCAGAATCAGGATGGCGAAGGGCAGCCATTGCCACGAGACAATGATGATGATCGACAGCAACGGGTAGTGGGCGAGCCAGTCCACCGGTTGCGCGCCGAACAGCTTCCAGATGTAGGCGAGGATCCCCGAGACCGGATGGAAAATCAGGTTCTTCCAGATCAGCGCACCGACCGTGGGCATGATGAAGAACGGCGAGATCAGCATGACCCGGACGATGCCGCGACCAAGGAATTCACTGGCCTCCAGCAATGCGCTGATCAACACGCCCAACACCACACTGATCAGCAATACGCTACCCACCAGCAGCAGTGTGTTGGTGGCGCCGGGCATGAAACCCGAGTCGGTCAGGAAATAGCTGAAGTTCTCAAGCCCGACGAATTCGTTTTCGCCGGGGTACAGCAGGTTGTAGCGGATCATCGAGAAGTAGATGGTCATGCCCAGCGGCACGATCATCCACAGCAGCAACAGGGCCACCGAAGGGCTGACCAGAAACCAGCCGGGATTGCGTACGCGGACCTTGCGCGCAGGTTGCGACAGGTCGAGGTGGGCTTTGGCAGTTGAAGTATTCATGGTGATCACAACCGAGTCATACAGACCTATGGAGATCTAATGCAGGAGTGAGCCTGCTCGCGATGGCGGTGTGTCAGTCACCGTCTGTTTCAGATTGAAAACCGCCATCGCGAGCAGGCTCACTCCTACAAAAGGCAGGAGCGAGCTTTGCGGGTTACTTGGGATAACCGGCGCGCTTCATCTCGCGTTCAGTGGTTTGCTGCGCGGCAGCCAGGGCTTGATCCACCGTGGTCTGGCCGATCAGCGCCGCCGAGAACAGCTTGCCCACCTGGGTGCCCACGGCCTGGAATTCAGGAATGGTCACCAGTTGAATGCCGATATAAGGCACTGGTTTCAGCGTCGGTTTGCTCGGGTCAGCCGCTTTCAACGATTCCAGCGTGACCTTGGCGAACGGCGCCGCGCTCATGTAAGCGTCGCTGTAGGTCGAGGCGCGAGTGCCTGGCGGTACGTTGGCAATGCCGTCGGTTTTGGCGACCAGTTCGCCGTACTCTTTGGAAGTCGCCCAGGCGCTGAACTCTTTGGCGGCGTCTTTGGCTTTGGAACTGGTCGGAATCGCCAGCGCCCATGAATACAGCCAGGCCGAGCCTTTGTCGGTCACTTGATGCGGTGCGAAGGTGAAGCCGACGTGATCGGCGACCTTGCTCTGGGTCTTGTCGGTGACGAACGAACCGGCGACGCTGGCATCGACCCACATTGCGCATTTGCCGCTGTTGAACAGCGCGAGGTTTTCGTTGAAACCGTTGCTGGAGGCGCCCGGCGGGCCGGATTTCTTCATGGTGTCGACGTAGAAATTCAGCGCGTTTTTCCACTCGGGGCCACTGAATTCCGGTTTCCACTGCTCATCGAACCAGCGTGCGCCGTAAGCATTGGCGACGGTGGTGATCAGCGCCATGTTCTCGCCCCAACCGGCCTTGCCGCGCAGGCAGATGCCGTACTGCTCTTTGTCTTTGTTGGTGAGTTTTTCGGCGAAGCCGGCGAGCTGCTCCCAGGTCGGCCGCTCGGGCATGGTCAGGCCGGCATCCTTGAACAGGTCGGTGCGGTAATAAGTGATCGAGCTTTCTGCGTAGAACGGCAGGGCGTACAGCGAACCCTTGACTGACAGGCCTTCACGCACCGACGGGAATACGTCGTCGAGGGCGTAACTGGCCGGCAGATCCTTCATCGGTTCCAGCCAACCCTTGGCCCCCCACAGTGCCGCTTCGTACATGCCGATGGTCAACACGTCGAACTGACCGCCCTGAGTGGCGATGTCGGTGGTCAGGCGTTGGCGCAGAACGTTTTCTTCCAGCACCACCCAATTGAGCTTGATGTCCGGATGCTCGGTCTCGAAGGTTTTCGAGAGCTTTTGCATGCGGATCATGTCGCTGTTGTTGACGGTGGCGATGGTCAGGGTCTGGGCGCCAAGGCTGACGCTGCTGAGGGTCATGCAGGTGAGGGCAAGCAGAGCTTTTGCAGTGGGTTGCATCGTGCACTCCTTTTCTGCACCCGGTGGGTTACAGAAGGACAGTTATTGTTTTTGTGTCTTCCGACGACTGGAAGAATGTGCACTGATTACAGCCTTCAATCGCAGGGCTGACAAATCATCCCTAACACTTTTATCGATACTTTTTTGCACTGGGCTTTTGTGGGGGCAACGCAGGGCAGGGCTTTGCAGCGGGGAAACGCTATCGAATGCGTACAGGTTTCCGGAGTGGCATCGCAACTTGTAGGAGTGAGCCTGCTCGCGATAGCGGAGTGTCAACCAACATATCTGCAAGCTGTCACACCGCTATCGCGAGCAGGCTCACTCCTACATGGATCAATGGTGTCAGTGGTGGTTTTGCTCGGTCAGGCGCTGCACCGCGAGCCGGCGGTAATGCGACGGCGTCATGCCCTTGAGCTGCTGAAAGCGCCGATTGAAATTGGAAATGTTGTTGAAGCCGGATTCAAAGCAAACCTCGGTCACCGGTTTATCACCGTCGGCCAGCAGCTCGCAGGACTTGCTGATACGCAGGCGATTGACGAACTCGATGAAATTGCGCCCGGTGGCCTGTTTGAACACCCGGCTGAAATAGGTCGGCGTCATGCCCAGGTGCTCGGCGACTTCCTCCAGCGAAATGTCCCGGGCGTAGTGACTGAAGATGTAATCGACCGCCCGGTTGGTGCGATCGATATTGTGCTCGTCGGCCAGTTGCGGGGTGTTGGCGCCGGACAACAACTGGAAATCATCGCTGGCCGCGAGCAGTTCCATCAGGATGAAAAAGTGCCCGAGTCGAGTGATGCCTTTGCTGTCGGCGATGCGTTGCATCAGCGTCATGGCCTGGCCAATAGTGCGTTTGCAGCGAAACTCGATGCCGTACTGCGCGCGCTCCAGCAACGGCGCCAGGGTCTTCAGTTCAGCAAACACCTGGTGGCCACTTTCGAACAACTCGTCGGTGAAGTTGACCAGCATGTCGCGCTTTTCTACCACCTCGTCTTCCGCCACTTGACTGATCCAGTTGTGCGGCAGGTTGGGGCCGGTCAGGAACAAGGTCTCGGGGTGAAAGTTGCCGATATAGTCGCCGATGAATACCTTGCCGGAGCTGGCGACGATCAGGTGCAGTTCGTATTCCTTGTGAAAATGCCAGCGCACCAGCGGGCACGGAAAGCCATGCTGGCGGTAGATGATGGACAACCCGTTGTGGTCATCCATCAACTCGTATGAAGGGTCGGTCACGCGCGCGGTTCGGGTCATGGCGAGCTACTTTTTTTGTTATCGCCTGCCGATCATGCCTCGTTTCTCGGGACTTGCGCCAGCTTCACTCAAGCGGTCTGCTCGCGGACGCTGCTTCTGGACTTCTCGATGGCTTTTTCCAGATTGGCCATCTGGCAAAAACGTACAACCTTCGAGTTTTTTATAAAGTCGAAATTGATGATGTTGCACTTTTTAGCCCAGTCGGATCGGGTCGGGTCAAACCAGTTGTCGAGTTCTTCCAGAATTCGCTTAGGACCGCCGCCTAGCGAAAAACTGGTCGCCGACAGCGACCACGGGCGAAGTGTGCTGATGGGCGTGTTCAATACTTTTGTGATGTACACCTGCAGCTCGAGCGGAGTGACAAACCTTTGGTCTATCCACTTGTGGTGGATTTTTCCAAGAATCCGGTGGTCCTCGGTTTCCCAGGTCATGGAGGCTGCCACCATGATTCTCTGCAACGGGCTGATCGCCTTGAGCTGGCCTAGAGTCAGGTGCAGATTGCGGGTAGGGATCATCCGTTCACCCAGATGCTCCAGCATCAATGCCTGAAATTCCGAATGATCGAAGGCGACCTTGTCTTCTCCCAGTTCATGAAAGTCCAGAATGATGAATTCATCGATGTTTCTTTCATAGAAAGCTTTTACGTCACGGACAAGATCTGCAAGCGTACGGGAAGAACGGTAACCGCCATGATGGAAACTGAACCTGGCGAGGCCTTGCGCTTTATTGTCAGACGTCAGGCGTATATCGAGCGCACGGGCGCCGCGATTCAATTGTGAATAAAAGGATACGTCCTGACAGGCAACCCAGTTTTTACCGGGTATCAGCGCATAACCCGCTTCCCAGTCGCAGCCAGCATTATGGGCACCCGGCAAGCTCAGTTCGAAAAGCGACAAGTTGTCGATTTGCGGCGAATCAGCCATCCATTGATGAGGCTGGAAGTTATCAATATTGTTCATGTTGTACATCCTGCGATTGAAGGCGAAAGTTATAGAAGTTGCGCGCGCAGGATGTTTATAACGGTTGTCGAGTGATCGGCAAAGTTGGCTTTTAATGCAAGTCGTGTAGTAACAGTTATTTATATGTCTGGTGGCTGTTGAGGCTGCCTGTTTTTAACTTCGATCCATTGCGCCATGTACTGAGTACTTTTGTGCGAGTGATGACGGAGCATGCTGCCAATGAAGTTCCTGGCCCTCAGCTTTTGTAAGTTTTGTTGGCAATAACGCAGTTTCTCTATCAGTGCCAGACCATGCACTGACTGCGGGTAGCGTTGATTCAGCAGCGTGTATCCCGCCATGCGGGCTTCCTGCCAACGAGCCTCGTCTTTGTAAAGCGCAACGGCACTGTTGGCAAACTCGATTGCGCTGCTCGTCACAGCGCCGGGCCACGCGTGATCGCCGTGCATGGCTTCTGCTCCGATCGGTGTCGTAACGCTGGGCGTGCCACACAACATGGCGTCGACCAGTTTGCCCTTGATACCGGCACCAAAACGCAACGGCGCCAGGCAAACCCGCGCGGCGGACATGACCTGCAACGCATCTTCGGCCCAGTTCATGATATGGAAACCTTCGCCGGCGTTATGCAGCGCGGTGGCTTTGGGCGGCGTATAGGCGCCGTAGATATGCAGTTGTGCCTGCGGCAACTGTTGGCGAATCAACGGCCAGACCGTGGTTTTCATCCACAACACGGCATCCCAGTTAGGCGCGTGGCGGAAATTGCCGATACTCAAGAAGTGCGCCCGCTCTGCAAAGTTTGCAGGTGCGGCCGCAGGCGGGTCGATCATCAACGGGCACCAGTGCAGCAATTGCCGGGGCAACCCGAACTGTTCGATCAGCAATTCGATTTCCACTTCGGAGATCATCAGGTTCAGATCGCAACGATACAGCGCGGCAATTTCACGCTTGGCCAGATCGGTCTCGGCCATCAACTCGAACTCGTCGCGCAGGGCCGGAGCAAATACATCACTGAAGTCATTCTGGTCAGGATTGACCTTGAGGCGCGACTTGAGTCGCTGGTGACGAGCGTGTCGCAGGCTCTGCAGGTCCGAAGTTTCCAGCACACGCAGTGCCTGCGGGCAGTGTTTTTCCACCCGCCAGCCGAACTGCTCTTCCATCATGAACTGATCGAACAGCACGATATCCGGCGCCAGTTCAGTGATGAATGCATCGAAACTGCTGTTGTTGAGTTCGATCGGTACCTCACGGATACCGAGCGCAACAAGATCTGCCTTGTGTTCGCCGGGGCCGGCGGGACTGCTGAAGGTGATGTCCCAACCTTGTTGCACAAAGGTCTCGAGGATCTGCATGACATGGCCGCTGGCCGCTGAAGAACGCGGCTCGGGCCAGACGTAACCGATGACCAGGACTTTGGTGGCGGCGGGTTGAATCATGGACAACATTCCTTCACGGCGAACGAGGGGAAAAAAAGGGCGCAATTAAACCACAGGGGTAGGGTATGCGCCCGATTGTCAAAAATATCCCTCAATACCGAAGCTTGGCGTTATGCGTAAACCGCGTTTAGAAATTCGGGTTCGCCAGATTCAGCAGGAGCGGCCCCTTCAGAAATTCCCCTGCTTCTGTACTGTCTATGGCATGCCGGAGGGTGGCAAGGTTAAACACAAAAGTGGCCGGATGGGTCCGGTATTGATCGATGAGTGAGACCGCCACTGCGTAGGATTCGGCATTGATCAATGCAGGGTGATCTCGCACGAATTCCGGCCAGCTGTTGATGGTCTCCTTGAACTCTTTGAAGCCACTAGGTTCCACAAAACCGTAGTGAGGGTTGTACAGATTACCCGGGTCTGCCCGGTGAGCATTTCGAGCGAAGTCCATCAAGCCCACCGCATCATATTCTGCCGGGGTGACACCGGCCTGGACTGCTCCGTAGTAAAAATCAAGCGTGCCTGGCGCACCGTGAGACATTTCGTGGACGAGCACATCGCCCATCCGGGCATCGTCGTACTTGGCCACTTGGTACCATTCATCCAGTTTGTCAGGATAGATCGCAAGGAACTTTGTCAAGCTGTCGTCCAGCTGCGTACCCGCTTCGACACTGGCTTTCCAGTTTCCATAGGTTGTGGTTTTCATCGCGGCGAGTGCATTGGCGTTACGCTGACGAAAAGACATATGGTGTGGGCCCAGCAATCCGAGATCCTTGTGCATTGCCCGCAGATTCTTGCTTACGTAGTTGATGGCTACCTTCGAATCCGTGCCAAATACGTATTTGAAGACAGACCTGATGTCATCGTTTTCGAAATCCGATAGCAGTTGTATTGTGTTGTCCAGTTTATTCTGAGCAAGGGGCGTGGCTCTTTTCAAGTAGGCTTTCGTGTAACTCCAGGGCGTCTTTCGTTTGAATAACCTGAGGAATGAAAACTTCTCTCGCGGCTTGATGTTGTTCAGGGCCGGCCCCCAGGCCTCGCCCCGTAAGTTCAGCGCAAACCATTCATCATTGTGTCGTGTCGCCCAGACCTGAACGAGGTCCTCGGATGCTTGTGCCGGTCGCCAGTCGGCGAGACGAATCGTGTCTGGATCAATCGTCGCGGCCAAGTGGCGTTGGTGGGTAGTGCCCGACCATTTGCGGGCATCGGACAGCACATTTTCCAGCTCGGCGAAACCTTTGTTGAATCCCTTGCGCAACAGTTTTCCACCCTTGAACAGCAGGTCCGGTACGCCGTCCAGTGGGTTGAATACATTATTGACCAACCCCAGACCCACTTTGGCCAGTGCACTGGCTTTGGTGGCAACGGTCATGGTTTTGGCAACGATGCTGATAACCTGAGCAACAGCACCGACAACCAGCAAAATAGTCATCGCAGCTTCCAGCGCACACGCCCCCGCTCCTTGAACTTGTCGCTCCACATCGTCCGAGCTCAAGTCTTCGATACAGGATTTGAACGGCACCACGAAATTAAGAAAGGTATCCAGATCCGCTTCACGTTTTGCGCGCACGGCCTCCAGGCGGGTCTGCCCCCAGCACTCTCTGACCAACTCATCATAGGTAGCGATCGGTCGGTGCTTGAGTACGAAATTCGCCAACGAATCGAATTCGGTTGAGTAGAAACTCTGGTAATAACCCTTGATTTCTTCAGGGGGCGAAGACGCCTGCAACTGACCGATCTTATCGATCACGCCCGAACTGATTTCAATGAGACCGGGCGGTACTCCATGGGTATAACACTCGATATTCGTCGGCAGTGGATGCACTGTTGCTGGCAGCGAGTAGCCAGTCGCGTCGCTGCGTACACTTGTACTCAGCAGGTTTTCTTTTTCAATCAGTGCGGCCAACTGTGGATTTTCGCGACAGGTGCCGTGCAGGGTGAAAAGTTCGTAACAGGTCATTCGGCCTTCGAACTCGCAACAAAGGACTACCCCATAGCGTCCCTTTGACTCTTGTATTTCCTTATGGCTTTCCGTCGGTTTGCGTGAGGTGCTACCCAGGATTGAGTAAAGGGTCGACGATAAGGGATTGGTTGACACA comes from Pseudomonas sp. RU47 and encodes:
- a CDS encoding phospholipase → MNNIDNFQPHQWMADSPQIDNLSLFELSLPGAHNAGCDWEAGYALIPGKNWVACQDVSFYSQLNRGARALDIRLTSDNKAQGLARFSFHHGGYRSSRTLADLVRDVKAFYERNIDEFIILDFHELGEDKVAFDHSEFQALMLEHLGERMIPTRNLHLTLGQLKAISPLQRIMVAASMTWETEDHRILGKIHHKWIDQRFVTPLELQVYITKVLNTPISTLRPWSLSATSFSLGGGPKRILEELDNWFDPTRSDWAKKCNIINFDFIKNSKVVRFCQMANLEKAIEKSRSSVREQTA
- a CDS encoding glycosyltransferase yields the protein MIQPAATKVLVIGYVWPEPRSSAASGHVMQILETFVQQGWDITFSSPAGPGEHKADLVALGIREVPIELNNSSFDAFITELAPDIVLFDQFMMEEQFGWRVEKHCPQALRVLETSDLQSLRHARHQRLKSRLKVNPDQNDFSDVFAPALRDEFELMAETDLAKREIAALYRCDLNLMISEVEIELLIEQFGLPRQLLHWCPLMIDPPAAAPANFAERAHFLSIGNFRHAPNWDAVLWMKTTVWPLIRQQLPQAQLHIYGAYTPPKATALHNAGEGFHIMNWAEDALQVMSAARVCLAPLRFGAGIKGKLVDAMLCGTPSVTTPIGAEAMHGDHAWPGAVTSSAIEFANSAVALYKDEARWQEARMAGYTLLNQRYPQSVHGLALIEKLRYCQQNLQKLRARNFIGSMLRHHSHKSTQYMAQWIEVKNRQPQQPPDI